From the Streptomyces nigrescens genome, one window contains:
- a CDS encoding tetratricopeptide repeat protein encodes MDYFDLGTFTRPVSTRSPEAQLWFNRGLAWSYGFNHEEAVTCFESAAAADPGCAMAYWGIAYALGPNYNKPWDFFDDADLQRTVERAHAAVERAHELCDVATPTERALIAALRERYPASCAVEDCSVWNEPYAVAMRAVYELAPDDLDVATLYADALMNLTPWQLWDLRTGEPAGDARTLEAKAVLERALLTAAGSDHPGTLHMYIHLMEMSPTPEKALSVADRLRGLVPDAGHLQHMPSHLDVLCGDYRRVVSGNSDAIRADEKYLRRAGAMNFYTLYRSHNYHFKIYGAMFLGQSRTALETVAQLEASIPEELLRVESPPMADWLEGFLAMRVHVLIRFGRWTDLLALPMPADRELYCVTTAMLHYARGVAYSATGATVEAEAERELFRRAAERVPETRMLFNNTCRDILALASAMLDGELAYRKGEYDAAFAALERSIELDDNLPYDEPWGWMQPTRHAYGALLLEQGRVEEAEAVYRADLGLDNTLPRPLQHPGNVWALHGFHECLVQLGRTGEARIVAQQLTVATALADVPVEASCFCRLDTVAGAKSGCCSDGTRDSAN; translated from the coding sequence ATGGACTACTTCGACCTCGGGACCTTCACCCGGCCCGTATCGACACGTTCGCCGGAAGCACAGCTCTGGTTCAACCGTGGCCTCGCCTGGAGCTACGGGTTCAACCACGAAGAGGCCGTCACCTGCTTCGAATCGGCGGCGGCAGCGGATCCCGGCTGCGCCATGGCGTATTGGGGCATCGCGTACGCCCTGGGCCCCAATTACAACAAGCCCTGGGACTTCTTCGACGACGCCGATCTGCAACGCACGGTGGAACGGGCGCATGCCGCCGTCGAACGGGCCCATGAGCTGTGTGACGTGGCCACGCCAACCGAGCGCGCGCTCATCGCGGCACTGCGCGAGCGCTACCCCGCCTCGTGCGCCGTGGAGGACTGTTCCGTCTGGAACGAGCCCTATGCCGTGGCCATGCGCGCCGTATACGAACTCGCACCCGACGACCTGGACGTCGCCACCCTCTACGCCGACGCGTTGATGAACCTCACCCCGTGGCAGCTGTGGGACCTGCGCACGGGCGAACCCGCCGGCGACGCGCGCACACTGGAGGCGAAGGCGGTCCTCGAACGCGCGTTGCTCACCGCGGCCGGCAGCGATCACCCGGGCACACTCCACATGTACATCCACCTGATGGAGATGTCGCCGACGCCGGAGAAGGCTCTGTCGGTCGCCGACCGGCTGCGAGGGCTGGTCCCGGACGCGGGGCACCTGCAGCACATGCCCTCACATCTCGATGTGCTGTGCGGGGACTACCGACGGGTCGTGTCGGGCAACAGCGACGCGATCAGGGCCGATGAGAAGTACCTGCGGCGGGCCGGCGCGATGAACTTCTACACGCTGTACCGCTCGCACAACTACCACTTCAAGATCTACGGTGCGATGTTCCTCGGCCAGTCCAGGACGGCACTGGAGACGGTCGCGCAACTCGAGGCGTCCATCCCCGAGGAGCTGCTGCGCGTGGAGAGCCCGCCGATGGCCGACTGGCTGGAGGGCTTTCTCGCCATGCGGGTGCATGTGCTGATCCGCTTCGGCCGGTGGACAGACCTCCTCGCGCTGCCGATGCCCGCCGACCGGGAGCTGTACTGCGTCACCACGGCGATGCTGCACTACGCGCGCGGAGTGGCGTATTCCGCCACGGGGGCGACCGTCGAGGCCGAGGCCGAGCGAGAGCTGTTCCGCCGCGCGGCCGAGCGGGTTCCCGAGACGCGGATGCTGTTCAACAACACGTGCCGGGACATCCTGGCGCTCGCCTCCGCCATGCTCGACGGCGAACTCGCGTACCGCAAGGGCGAGTACGACGCAGCGTTTGCCGCCCTGGAGCGCTCCATCGAGCTCGACGACAACCTGCCCTACGACGAACCGTGGGGCTGGATGCAGCCGACCCGCCACGCCTACGGGGCGCTCCTGCTGGAACAGGGCAGGGTCGAAGAGGCCGAGGCCGTCTACCGGGCCGACCTCGGGCTCGACAACACCCTGCCCAGGCCGTTGCAGCATCCCGGAAACGTCTGGGCCCTCCACGGCTTCCACGAATGCCTCGTGCAGCTCGGCAGGACGGGAGAAGCCCGCATCGTCGCCCAGCAACTCACCGTGGCCACCGCACTCGCGGACGTCCCCGTCGAGGCGTCGTGCTTCTGCCGCCTCGACACCGTCGCCGGCGCGAAGAGCGGCTGCTGCTCCGACGGAACCCGTGACAGTGCGAACTGA
- a CDS encoding winged helix-turn-helix transcriptional regulator, producing MVTRTRFDDSECPVARSVDAIGDWWSLLIVRDAFDGSRRFGEFQRSLGVAKNILTARLRTLVAGGVLESVPASDGSAYREYVLTPKGKALFPVIVALRQWGEQNFFAPGEPHSQLVDRRQGHRLRALEVLSADGRRLNPDDTTVHKVSAQ from the coding sequence ATGGTGACCAGGACGCGCTTCGACGACAGCGAATGTCCCGTCGCCCGGTCGGTGGACGCGATCGGCGACTGGTGGTCCCTGCTGATCGTGCGGGACGCCTTCGACGGAAGCCGGCGCTTCGGGGAGTTCCAGCGCAGCCTCGGCGTGGCGAAGAACATCCTCACCGCGCGACTGCGCACCCTGGTCGCCGGCGGCGTCCTCGAATCCGTCCCCGCCTCGGACGGCAGCGCCTACCGCGAGTACGTACTGACGCCGAAGGGCAAGGCGCTCTTCCCCGTCATCGTGGCACTGCGACAGTGGGGCGAACAGAACTTCTTCGCCCCCGGCGAACCACACTCACAGTTGGTAGACCGCCGACAGGGACATCGCCTCCGCGCACTGGAAGTGCTCTCTGCGGACGGACGACGACTGAACCCCGACGACACCACCGTCCACAAGGTCTCCGCCCAGTGA
- a CDS encoding lamin tail domain-containing protein, which translates to MSRNASRIAAAVLGSAALAATAVLPAAAAGHGHGHHAPAPHHHRSAVSLGAIQYDSPGRDDHSNRSLNAEYVTVKNTGHHAVNLRGWTLSDRSGQTYRFGNVRLKGHSQVRVHTGIGRDNRWDLYQDRRTYVWDNNDTAILRNDHRRIVDFESWGRHGGHHGHWGHSH; encoded by the coding sequence GTGTCCCGTAACGCTTCACGTATCGCCGCCGCGGTCCTCGGCTCTGCGGCTCTCGCGGCCACTGCTGTCCTCCCGGCCGCCGCGGCCGGCCACGGCCACGGCCACCACGCTCCGGCCCCGCACCACCACCGCTCGGCGGTGAGTCTCGGAGCGATCCAGTACGACAGCCCCGGGCGCGACGACCACTCCAACCGGAGCCTGAACGCGGAATATGTGACGGTGAAGAACACCGGTCACCACGCGGTCAACCTCCGTGGCTGGACCCTGTCCGACCGCTCCGGGCAGACCTACCGCTTCGGCAATGTGCGCCTGAAGGGCCACAGTCAGGTCCGTGTCCACACCGGCATTGGACGCGACAACCGCTGGGACCTCTACCAGGACCGCCGCACCTACGTGTGGGACAACAACGACACCGCCATCCTGCGCAACGATCACCGCCGCATCGTCGACTTCGAAAGCTGGGGCCGCCACGGCGGGCACCACGGTCACTGGGGTCACAGCCACTGA
- a CDS encoding EF-hand domain-containing protein, which yields MADIMETAARKVFERYDIDGDGLVTADEYRKVVAELEGSEITESEAQALIDSLDTDNDRQMSFEEFWAAMNR from the coding sequence ATGGCAGACATCATGGAGACGGCGGCGCGGAAGGTCTTCGAGCGCTATGACATCGACGGGGACGGCCTGGTCACCGCGGACGAATACCGGAAGGTCGTGGCGGAGTTGGAGGGCTCGGAGATCACCGAGTCGGAGGCCCAGGCACTGATCGACTCGCTCGACACCGACAACGATCGCCAGATGTCGTTCGAGGAGTTCTGGGCGGCCATGAATCGCTGA
- a CDS encoding MFS transporter, with protein sequence MPGKSEAVTRRTEARSGESGEGSTFVLSRGVVMLFAVACGAAVANVYFSQPLLVTMGHDLGMSPAVVGSVVTLTHVGYGLGLFFLVPLGDVADRRRLIVAQLLLLVMALAVVAAAHTAAILLVGMAATGLLAVVTQTLVAFAASLAPPAGRGRVVGLVTSGVVIGILLARTASGLMADLAGWRSVYLASASLTALLALVLYRVLPRHSDAPPTTLRYGQLLRSTITLFAREQLLRLRALFGLLVFAAFSTLWSSVALPLSEAPYFLPHSAIGALGLIGVAGALAATAAGRLNDRGLSRRTTGIALTLLAVSWLPLAFIRSSLWALVVGVILLDLAVQAVHVTNQTLIYALHPDAGSRLIGGYMVFYSIGSATGAIAATSLYTVAGWGAVCALGATFSCLGLVLWAFTRHGTPDPAAEVTSRSGT encoded by the coding sequence ATGCCCGGCAAAAGTGAGGCTGTGACGCGACGGACCGAGGCGCGAAGCGGGGAAAGCGGGGAAGGTTCCACGTTCGTCCTGTCCCGTGGCGTCGTCATGCTGTTCGCGGTCGCGTGCGGGGCCGCGGTGGCCAACGTCTACTTCTCCCAGCCGCTCCTGGTGACGATGGGCCACGACCTCGGCATGAGTCCGGCAGTTGTCGGCAGCGTGGTCACCCTCACGCATGTCGGATACGGGCTGGGACTCTTCTTCCTCGTACCGCTGGGCGATGTGGCCGACCGCAGGCGGCTCATCGTGGCCCAGTTACTGCTCCTGGTGATGGCGCTGGCCGTGGTGGCCGCAGCCCACACGGCGGCGATTCTGCTCGTGGGCATGGCCGCGACAGGGCTTCTCGCGGTCGTCACGCAGACGCTGGTGGCCTTCGCGGCATCACTGGCTCCTCCCGCCGGGCGCGGACGGGTCGTCGGTCTGGTCACCAGCGGCGTGGTCATCGGAATCCTGCTCGCCCGCACCGCATCCGGCCTCATGGCCGATCTCGCGGGCTGGCGCTCCGTCTACCTCGCCTCGGCCTCGCTCACCGCTCTGCTCGCCCTGGTCCTGTACCGAGTGCTGCCGCGCCACAGTGACGCTCCCCCGACAACTCTGCGCTACGGACAGCTCCTGCGCTCCACGATCACCCTGTTCGCACGGGAACAACTGCTGCGGCTCCGGGCCCTGTTCGGTCTGCTGGTCTTCGCCGCCTTCAGCACCCTGTGGAGCAGCGTCGCGCTGCCGCTCAGCGAGGCCCCGTACTTCCTGCCCCACAGCGCGATCGGGGCGCTGGGGCTGATCGGTGTCGCCGGCGCCCTGGCCGCGACCGCGGCGGGCCGTCTGAACGACCGCGGACTCTCCCGGCGGACCACCGGCATCGCCCTGACACTGCTCGCCGTCTCGTGGTTGCCCTTGGCCTTCATCCGCAGCTCGCTCTGGGCGCTGGTCGTCGGGGTGATCCTTCTCGACCTCGCCGTGCAGGCGGTCCATGTCACCAACCAGACCCTGATCTACGCGCTGCACCCGGACGCGGGCAGCCGGCTGATCGGTGGATACATGGTCTTCTACTCGATCGGCAGCGCCACCGGCGCCATCGCCGCGACCTCCCTCTACACGGTGGCTGGTTGGGGCGCCGTATGCGCACTGGGCGCCACGTTCAGCTGCCTCGGGCTCGTGCTGTGGGCGTTCACTCGGCACGGCACTCCGGACCCCGCCGCCGAGGTGACCTCTCGCAGCGGAACCTGA
- a CDS encoding alpha/beta fold hydrolase → MGAQGQDRWTRSGVRLRRVSQREGRWNWLFVPGGPGLGSESVLGLARAADVPGTVWLVDLPGDGSNRGMPEVPDHPYERWPDVLAEAAQALDEVVMVGHSTGGMFILSVPELEEQLVGMVLVSSAPHAGWRPSFARWAEAHPIRGLDTAAGDYARDPNDETLRTLTLAAAPWNFTPEGLAAGRAALEDLAYCHDAVAWADAHFDDTYQARWKPHNRLPALIVSGAEDHVVDQRLWQDDDAFDQPRVLQRTIDGAGHFPWIENPQAVRKAFADLTDLLDGDTR, encoded by the coding sequence GTGGGGGCGCAAGGTCAGGATCGCTGGACGCGGTCGGGGGTCAGGCTGCGCCGCGTCTCGCAGCGAGAGGGGCGGTGGAACTGGCTGTTTGTCCCCGGCGGCCCTGGTCTGGGATCCGAGTCCGTGCTGGGGTTGGCCCGTGCGGCCGACGTGCCGGGCACGGTATGGCTGGTCGACCTGCCAGGAGACGGTTCCAACCGCGGCATGCCGGAAGTGCCTGACCACCCCTACGAGCGGTGGCCAGACGTGCTCGCCGAAGCGGCCCAGGCACTGGACGAGGTGGTCATGGTGGGCCACTCCACCGGTGGGATGTTCATCCTCTCCGTCCCCGAGCTGGAAGAGCAGCTTGTCGGAATGGTCCTGGTCAGCAGCGCTCCGCACGCCGGCTGGCGCCCGTCCTTCGCCCGGTGGGCCGAAGCCCATCCGATCCGCGGCCTGGACACGGCAGCCGGGGACTACGCCCGGGACCCGAACGACGAGACCCTGCGCACGCTCACCCTCGCCGCCGCGCCATGGAACTTCACACCCGAGGGACTGGCCGCGGGTCGCGCCGCACTGGAAGACCTCGCCTACTGTCATGACGCGGTGGCCTGGGCCGACGCCCACTTCGACGACACCTACCAAGCCCGTTGGAAGCCGCACAACAGGCTTCCGGCGCTGATCGTCAGCGGCGCCGAAGATCACGTGGTCGACCAGCGTCTCTGGCAGGACGACGACGCCTTCGACCAGCCCCGCGTCCTGCAACGCACGATCGACGGTGCCGGCCACTTTCCCTGGATCGAGAACCCGCAGGCGGTCCGTAAGGCCTTCGCCGACCTGACCGATCTCCTGGACGGCGACACTCGATAG
- a CDS encoding TetR/AcrR family transcriptional regulator: MTCADAVTNAPGQAVHAPGQAAQRKVGPGGPAEDAALPERKGERTRRRILTAARRKFAEVGYERATIRAIATEADVDKSSVIQYFGSKQDLFREAVHWQIPHDELTTSDPGQTVENRLRSMLDTWAADPDSPMAVLLRTSMTSDEAAELLRRHLTVQVTDHIAATIDAPDARLRAALFSAIMMGLAAQRHLLHLPDLAEADVEDIVRIATPLLRSLIAPEM; this comes from the coding sequence TTGACCTGCGCCGATGCAGTGACGAATGCGCCCGGACAGGCCGTGCATGCGCCCGGACAGGCAGCGCAGCGGAAAGTGGGTCCAGGGGGCCCGGCCGAGGACGCAGCCCTTCCGGAGCGCAAAGGTGAGCGCACACGTCGGCGCATCCTGACGGCCGCACGGCGGAAGTTCGCGGAGGTCGGCTACGAGCGCGCCACCATCCGCGCCATCGCGACCGAAGCTGACGTGGACAAGTCCTCCGTAATCCAGTATTTCGGCAGCAAACAGGACCTGTTCCGCGAGGCCGTCCACTGGCAGATCCCCCACGACGAACTCACCACCAGCGACCCCGGCCAGACGGTGGAGAACCGCCTGCGCAGCATGCTGGACACCTGGGCGGCGGATCCGGACAGCCCCATGGCAGTGCTCCTGCGGACCAGCATGACGAGCGACGAAGCGGCAGAGCTGCTGCGTCGGCATCTCACCGTGCAAGTCACCGATCACATCGCCGCCACCATCGATGCCCCCGACGCGCGACTGCGTGCCGCATTGTTCAGCGCGATCATGATGGGTCTCGCCGCCCAGCGCCATCTGCTGCACCTTCCCGACCTGGCCGAGGCAGACGTGGAGGACATCGTGCGGATCGCCACTCCGCTGCTCCGTAGCCTCATTGCTCCGGAGATGTGA
- a CDS encoding glycosyltransferase has translation MTVELSPEFFASAFVGHLAEAGAQDLLEVARSWQPDLILHESTEYGGYLAAECLGIPHGALDIAPMAPYAHPVVTEELNRQRGKLGLAPVSDAWHTFRAFRAGVVPEDFYPTDSRLPSARYYQVPAQSAQGALDPDIAQLSTDRPLVLATLGSNATRLPGGAQTLLETIVETLGELPVTGVVALGADSDPRQWDGARPDNVHLTSFVQQELLLRSSDLFITHAGFNGTREALAAGVPMVAVPLFAEQSHNAGRLQQLGVGTRIDVQDVTRNSLAEAARNVLEDRSYRSRAQGLQRRSHALPDLNRLVEDAAALVA, from the coding sequence GTGACCGTCGAGCTGTCGCCGGAATTCTTCGCTTCGGCCTTCGTCGGGCACCTTGCCGAGGCCGGCGCCCAAGACCTCCTCGAGGTGGCGCGGAGCTGGCAACCGGACCTGATCCTCCACGAGTCGACGGAGTACGGCGGCTATCTGGCGGCGGAATGCCTCGGCATCCCACACGGCGCTCTGGACATCGCGCCGATGGCGCCCTATGCCCATCCCGTCGTGACGGAGGAACTCAACCGGCAACGCGGGAAGCTCGGCCTGGCACCGGTCAGCGACGCCTGGCACACGTTCCGCGCGTTCCGTGCCGGAGTCGTTCCGGAGGACTTCTACCCCACGGACAGCCGACTGCCCAGCGCCCGCTACTACCAGGTCCCTGCCCAGTCGGCACAGGGTGCCCTCGACCCGGATATCGCCCAACTCTCCACGGACCGGCCGCTCGTCCTCGCCACCCTCGGCTCGAACGCCACCCGGCTTCCTGGCGGCGCTCAGACTCTGCTGGAGACCATCGTCGAGACTCTCGGAGAGCTGCCCGTCACCGGTGTCGTGGCCCTGGGGGCGGACAGCGACCCGCGGCAGTGGGATGGAGCACGCCCCGACAACGTCCATCTGACCTCGTTCGTCCAGCAGGAACTGCTGCTCCGGTCCAGCGATCTGTTCATTACGCATGCTGGATTCAACGGGACCCGGGAGGCGCTGGCAGCCGGAGTCCCTATGGTGGCTGTGCCGTTGTTCGCCGAGCAGTCCCACAATGCGGGCCGGCTGCAGCAGTTGGGCGTCGGGACGCGGATAGACGTCCAGGACGTCACCCGCAATTCGCTGGCCGAGGCGGCGCGCAATGTACTGGAGGACCGCTCCTACCGGTCCCGTGCCCAAGGACTCCAGCGCCGGTCCCATGCTCTGCCGGACCTCAACCGGCTGGTGGAGGACGCAGCGGCGCTGGTCGCCTGA
- a CDS encoding vWA domain-containing protein has protein sequence MSGSQNYINHVALVLDASSSMSHLSRKVVEVADQQISYLARRSQELDQETRVTVYVFADKVECVTYDKDVLRMPSLKQLYRVGGMTALLAATLKSQKELAQTAQLYGDHSFLTFVLTDGQENASHRCQDAPARDPRELVEAVAKMTETQEDNWTLAVLVPDQMGKREAMQCGFPKDNIAIWDATSTQGLEEAGQVIQQATEKFMVGRSQGIRGSRAVFSTGAETVNKDTIEAAGLTPANPSEYQLIPVAREATIRDWVVECGHTFRTGCAFYQLSKSEKIQARKQIAVLEKKTDRVYTGPEARALLGLPDMEARVKPDHNDDFTIFVQSTSVNRKLVPHTRLLLMS, from the coding sequence ATGTCCGGAAGCCAGAACTACATCAATCACGTTGCTCTTGTGTTGGATGCCAGTTCGTCCATGTCACACCTGAGCCGCAAGGTCGTCGAAGTCGCCGACCAGCAGATTTCATATCTGGCCCGCCGATCGCAGGAACTGGACCAGGAAACCCGCGTTACGGTGTATGTCTTCGCAGACAAGGTGGAGTGCGTCACCTACGACAAGGACGTGCTGCGGATGCCGTCCCTGAAGCAGTTGTACCGGGTTGGTGGAATGACGGCCCTGCTGGCAGCCACACTGAAGTCGCAGAAGGAGCTGGCGCAGACAGCTCAACTTTACGGTGACCACAGCTTCCTGACGTTCGTACTGACTGACGGACAGGAGAACGCAAGTCATCGCTGCCAGGATGCCCCTGCCAGGGATCCGCGTGAACTGGTGGAGGCCGTGGCCAAGATGACCGAGACGCAGGAGGACAACTGGACGCTAGCCGTCCTTGTCCCGGACCAAATGGGCAAGCGCGAGGCCATGCAGTGCGGCTTCCCGAAGGACAACATCGCTATCTGGGACGCCACGAGCACACAGGGTCTGGAGGAGGCCGGCCAGGTCATCCAGCAGGCGACCGAGAAGTTTATGGTCGGACGCTCTCAGGGCATCCGGGGATCGCGGGCGGTGTTCTCCACAGGTGCCGAGACGGTCAACAAGGACACCATAGAGGCAGCCGGTCTCACCCCGGCGAATCCGTCCGAGTACCAGCTGATTCCGGTGGCTCGCGAAGCGACGATCCGGGACTGGGTCGTCGAGTGCGGGCACACTTTCCGTACCGGCTGTGCGTTCTATCAGCTGAGTAAGTCGGAGAAGATCCAGGCACGGAAGCAGATTGCGGTGCTGGAGAAGAAGACGGACCGGGTGTACACGGGGCCGGAGGCCCGGGCCCTGCTCGGCCTGCCGGACATGGAAGCTCGCGTCAAGCCGGACCACAACGACGACTTCACGATCTTTGTGCAGAGCACCAGCGTGAATCGGAAGCTGGTACCGCACACGCGGCTACTGCTGATGAGCTGA
- a CDS encoding winged helix-turn-helix transcriptional regulator, translating into MTDAVAQVCPINPVIDLVFSRWTTPILWVLERDGLVIRTYHAEIPPRVEYEISGLDRTLTPLFSAITDWSAAHLPAVSAARQAYDAARAEEEAWAEG; encoded by the coding sequence GTGACCGACGCCGTGGCGCAGGTGTGCCCGATCAACCCGGTGATCGACCTGGTGTTCAGTCGCTGGACCACGCCGATCCTGTGGGTCCTCGAACGCGACGGCCTGGTCATCCGCACGTACCACGCCGAGATTCCCCCGCGGGTCGAGTACGAGATCAGCGGCCTGGACCGCACCCTGACGCCGCTCTTCAGCGCCATCACGGACTGGTCCGCAGCACACCTCCCGGCCGTGTCCGCCGCCCGTCAGGCGTACGACGCCGCCCGCGCGGAAGAAGAAGCCTGGGCCGAAGGCTGA